The following proteins come from a genomic window of Natronosalvus vescus:
- a CDS encoding GNAT family N-acetyltransferase produces the protein MTDTDDITIEPATPDDLEAITELWVRLAINQRQHGSHVHAESNRETMQALLRAHQVDGGLLVARHRGSIVGFASFSVEHGSLDLDCTRGLLSNLYVDPALRGQGLGSRLLEAVESDLVERGVDVISLEAMAANEAARQFYRQAGYTPFRIGFERRLEGSMKNDTHSKDEG, from the coding sequence ATGACGGACACCGACGACATCACGATCGAACCGGCGACGCCCGACGATCTCGAGGCGATCACCGAGCTATGGGTACGGTTGGCCATCAATCAACGCCAGCACGGCTCGCACGTGCACGCTGAATCGAACCGGGAAACGATGCAGGCGCTGCTCAGAGCCCACCAGGTAGATGGCGGACTGCTCGTCGCGCGGCATCGTGGTTCGATCGTCGGCTTCGCCTCGTTTTCGGTCGAACACGGATCCCTCGACCTCGATTGTACGCGTGGCTTGCTCTCGAACCTGTACGTCGACCCTGCCCTCCGGGGACAGGGTCTCGGTTCGCGGCTCCTGGAGGCGGTCGAGTCCGACCTCGTCGAGCGAGGCGTCGACGTGATCTCCCTCGAGGCGATGGCAGCCAATGAAGCGGCCAGGCAGTTTTACCGGCAAGCAGGATATACACCGTTTCGAATCGGTTTCGAACGTCGACTCGAGGGGTCGATGAAAAACGATACACACTCAAAGGATGAGGGATAA
- a CDS encoding acyl-CoA thioesterase — MSDPLTTYHTDIDVRLRDVDFMGHVNNAVYATYLEQARAGFFRDVLEVSLDQVDTVLARLELEYHRPIEAEQRVGVELRVPELGTSSIPMSYTITADGASAATGKTVQVVVDRETGASRPIPDAWRERLE, encoded by the coding sequence ATGTCCGATCCCCTTACCACCTATCACACCGATATCGACGTTCGCCTCCGCGACGTCGACTTCATGGGCCACGTCAACAACGCCGTCTACGCGACCTACCTCGAGCAAGCTCGTGCCGGATTCTTTCGGGACGTCCTCGAGGTGTCTCTGGATCAGGTCGATACGGTGCTCGCCCGTCTCGAACTCGAGTATCACCGGCCGATCGAGGCCGAACAGCGTGTGGGCGTCGAGCTCAGGGTGCCCGAACTCGGTACTTCGAGCATTCCGATGTCGTACACGATCACTGCCGACGGTGCATCCGCGGCGACCGGCAAGACGGTACAGGTCGTCGTCGACCGGGAAACGGGGGCGTCACGCCCGATTCCGGACGCCTGGCGCGAGCGGCTCGAATGA
- a CDS encoding iron transporter, which yields MPLSRRDLLYTTAIGGSLGFAGCLERLGFEEQSAWDTPPMVDDRPDAVYIPSSSEEMGVYGRASDGEYVVELSFTFPHRFWLVAGDRERVDVQPDDTLHLMMTVWDDVTGVVLPVDMGLEIVDADGDLVHGDTPWSMLSQRMGFHYGDNVTLPGEGRYTARMSVGPVTTRRTGDLEGRLESLSTLEVDFEYARSDIHDLSLNLTDEDERGTRGALPLMDHSDHGDHAGESNGDRDESDGHDSDDDSHSDHDDHGDHDDSHSDHDDHGDHTDHPTSRGPAVDSLHGTLLGTETTGDAAIAALVTDLERFSENGDPYLAVCPRTPYNDVILPFMSLSTTFEAEGSTLLESRLVETIDHEFGHHYGLAAGELEQADRVTVTVDTPPQVSRHDGYETAFFEFDPITFEL from the coding sequence ATGCCCCTCTCTCGGCGAGATCTGTTGTATACCACCGCGATCGGTGGGTCGCTGGGGTTCGCCGGCTGTCTCGAACGCCTGGGCTTCGAGGAACAGTCGGCCTGGGACACCCCACCCATGGTCGACGATCGTCCAGACGCCGTCTATATCCCGTCTTCGTCCGAGGAGATGGGTGTCTACGGACGGGCAAGCGACGGCGAGTACGTCGTCGAACTCTCCTTTACGTTCCCCCACCGGTTCTGGCTCGTCGCCGGTGATCGCGAACGCGTCGACGTCCAACCCGACGACACCCTCCACCTGATGATGACCGTCTGGGACGACGTCACCGGTGTCGTCCTCCCCGTCGATATGGGGCTGGAGATCGTCGACGCCGACGGCGATCTTGTCCACGGTGACACCCCGTGGTCGATGCTCTCCCAGCGGATGGGGTTTCACTACGGCGACAACGTCACCCTCCCGGGCGAGGGTAGGTACACTGCACGCATGTCCGTTGGCCCCGTCACGACCCGTCGGACGGGCGACCTCGAGGGTCGCCTCGAGTCGCTGTCGACGCTGGAGGTGGACTTCGAGTACGCCCGATCGGATATCCACGATCTCTCGTTGAATCTGACCGACGAGGACGAACGGGGGACTCGAGGGGCGTTGCCGTTGATGGATCACAGTGACCACGGCGATCACGCTGGCGAGAGCAACGGAGATCGGGATGAATCCGATGGTCATGACAGTGACGACGACAGTCACAGCGATCACGACGACCACGGTGACCACGACGACAGTCACAGCGATCACGACGACCACGGTGACCACACCGATCACCCCACATCCCGCGGCCCAGCCGTCGACAGCCTCCACGGTACGCTCCTCGGCACCGAAACGACCGGTGACGCTGCCATCGCCGCGCTCGTGACCGATCTCGAGCGATTCAGTGAGAACGGCGACCCGTATCTGGCCGTCTGTCCCCGAACGCCCTACAACGACGTCATCCTCCCGTTTATGTCGCTCTCGACGACGTTCGAGGCAGAGGGCTCGACGCTGCTCGAGTCCCGTCTCGTCGAAACGATCGATCACGAGTTCGGCCATCACTACGGGCTTGCTGCTGGTGAACTCGAGCAGGCCGATCGAGTCACCGTCACCGTCGACACGCCGCCGCAGGTCTCGCGCCACGACGGGTACGAGACGGCCTTCTTCGAGTTCGATCCGATCACGTTCGAGCTGTAG
- a CDS encoding SCO family protein: MDRRTYLGGLTTAGLAGLAGCLGTLEETTSALGGEEPGRGNWGDGQTVLDPPTEDRGDPIHPIHGHEMPDFSLPDPLSGETISSSDFEGEKAYLMTFFFTSCPDGACPALLLRLRRAQADSIERGYDDDLSLLAMTFDPERDTADVLEEYGEQQGVDFEAGNWHFLRPENYEDGKALLEDEIGMLIDRVEDGDDHDGHDDDENDDHGDHDGHDGNDDHNSHTDDDHDHGEYTFTHINLILLVNEHGVVERSYPRGAMVDTSKVLEDVRAVTGN, translated from the coding sequence ATGGACAGACGGACGTACCTCGGCGGACTGACCACGGCAGGCCTCGCAGGACTGGCGGGTTGTCTTGGAACGCTCGAGGAGACGACGTCGGCGCTCGGCGGCGAGGAACCAGGCCGGGGTAACTGGGGGGACGGTCAGACCGTGCTCGACCCACCGACGGAGGATCGTGGCGACCCGATCCACCCAATCCACGGACACGAGATGCCGGACTTTTCGCTCCCAGACCCGTTGTCCGGCGAGACCATCTCCTCGAGCGATTTCGAAGGCGAGAAAGCCTACCTCATGACCTTCTTTTTCACGTCGTGTCCCGACGGGGCCTGTCCGGCGCTACTGTTGCGCCTGCGTCGCGCCCAGGCCGATTCGATCGAACGCGGCTACGACGACGACCTCTCGCTGCTGGCGATGACGTTCGATCCCGAACGCGACACGGCAGACGTGCTCGAGGAGTATGGAGAACAACAGGGCGTCGATTTCGAGGCCGGAAACTGGCACTTCCTCCGGCCTGAGAACTACGAGGACGGGAAGGCGTTGCTCGAGGACGAGATTGGGATGCTCATCGATCGGGTGGAAGACGGTGATGATCACGACGGTCACGATGACGATGAGAACGACGATCACGGTGACCACGACGGCCACGACGGAAACGACGACCACAACAGCCACACCGACGACGACCACGATCACGGCGAGTACACCTTCACCCACATCAACCTGATCCTGCTCGTCAACGAACACGGCGTCGTCGAACGTTCCTACCCTCGCGGTGCGATGGTCGACACCTCGAAGGTGCTCGAGGACGTACGGGCAGTAACTGGCAACTAG
- a CDS encoding TlpA family protein disulfide reductase, whose amino-acid sequence MRRRELLAGIGSLGILAAGGAVAMGGASSIQSSLQHRFGPDVDQLELETVDARGSEPGTIALPSLEQPTFIDFFGTWCPPCVEQMPALADAHDHLGDTVTFVSVTLENAPDDDIADWWGEHDGQWTIARDRTAELAERYGLSGYPYAVAIDEHGVERWSDAGVKTADELIDGIERAL is encoded by the coding sequence ATGCGCCGACGGGAACTCCTCGCTGGCATCGGCAGTCTCGGCATCCTCGCTGCTGGGGGAGCCGTCGCCATGGGCGGCGCCTCGTCGATCCAGTCGTCACTCCAGCATCGGTTCGGCCCGGATGTCGACCAACTCGAGCTCGAGACTGTCGACGCCCGGGGGAGCGAACCGGGAACGATCGCACTCCCGTCGCTCGAGCAGCCGACGTTTATCGACTTCTTTGGAACCTGGTGTCCGCCATGTGTCGAGCAGATGCCCGCGCTGGCTGACGCCCACGACCACCTCGGCGACACGGTAACGTTCGTATCGGTGACGCTCGAGAACGCACCAGACGACGACATCGCCGACTGGTGGGGCGAACACGATGGACAGTGGACGATTGCACGAGATCGAACCGCTGAACTCGCCGAGCGTTACGGCCTCTCGGGCTATCCGTACGCGGTGGCAATCGACGAACACGGCGTCGAGCGCTGGTCTGATGCCGGCGTCAAAACCGCCGACGAACTGATCGACGGCATCGAACGGGCGCTCTAA
- a CDS encoding ribonuclease H-like domain-containing protein, with translation MYIENSFLPVRGVGETTERRLWEHGITHWDEFDGSVVGPTVADRIEAFIEDGRRHLEAGDVSPFAEALPAASSWRFYENVREDVCYLDIETTGLDAARHDVTTVSLHRRGDTRTFVNGQDLTADALRAELAASSALVTFNGQRFDVPFLETALDIEIALPHIDLMYPCRKLDLTGGLKRIERDLGIERDQPDISGRDAVRLWHQYERGDDDALETLVQYNQADTANLEPLMETVANQLHETVFERVCGETVAGRHR, from the coding sequence GTGTACATCGAGAACAGCTTTCTTCCCGTCCGCGGGGTCGGTGAGACCACCGAACGCCGCCTCTGGGAACACGGCATTACCCACTGGGACGAGTTCGACGGCAGCGTCGTCGGGCCAACGGTCGCCGACCGCATCGAGGCGTTCATCGAGGACGGCCGGCGTCACCTCGAGGCCGGGGACGTCTCGCCGTTCGCCGAGGCGCTCCCGGCGGCGAGTAGCTGGCGATTCTACGAGAACGTTCGCGAGGACGTCTGTTACCTCGACATCGAGACGACGGGGCTCGACGCGGCCCGCCACGACGTGACGACCGTGAGCCTCCACCGGCGGGGCGACACCAGGACATTCGTCAACGGGCAGGATCTCACCGCCGACGCGCTCCGGGCCGAACTGGCAGCATCCTCGGCGCTCGTCACCTTCAACGGTCAGCGCTTCGACGTGCCCTTCCTCGAGACGGCTCTCGACATCGAGATCGCGCTCCCACACATCGACCTCATGTATCCGTGTCGAAAGCTCGACCTGACGGGTGGGCTCAAACGGATCGAGCGCGACCTCGGGATCGAGCGCGACCAGCCCGACATCAGCGGTCGCGACGCCGTTCGGCTCTGGCATCAGTACGAACGCGGCGACGACGATGCCCTCGAGACACTCGTCCAGTACAATCAGGCCGACACCGCAAACCTCGAGCCGTTGATGGAAACCGTCGCCAACCAACTGCACGAGACCGTCTTCGAGCGAGTCTGTGGCGAGACAGTCGCTGGCCGGCATCGGTAG
- a CDS encoding RNA-guided endonuclease InsQ/TnpB family protein: MEVRRTAPVKLVVPDERRDDLHESARQFLYCANRAGEVCWDGNSYTNCITANSTARDALYAELREETDLTANLVQEAIRRAVQAVKGCVERWKQGKRVSQPEFTSWSMVYDKRSATFYRNKVSLSTVNGRVECDFELPADSPTPYEQYVLSQDYEFRASTLQYDKATDEFYFHITTRKYDDDESEVSTDTGHQTVLGIDLGVNSLAVSSTGRFCQGNDYDHWCREFEKRRGEMQQHGTQAAHNALLRLGKREEAWRKQYIHTVANEIVTEAVENGCDVIVFEDLTDIRERLPQAKWHHLWAFRRLIEYVEYKAPERGVTVKQVAPNHTSQRCSRTDCGFTHEANRHGEHFECQKCGYEVNADYNAAKNIGIRYARKQKHRLRSSPKSGSGDAPVDVRVNGGMLNGESYQPIAGD, encoded by the coding sequence ATGGAGGTTCGTCGAACAGCGCCGGTCAAACTCGTCGTTCCGGATGAGCGCCGCGACGACCTCCACGAATCCGCTCGACAGTTCCTCTACTGTGCGAATCGTGCTGGTGAGGTCTGTTGGGACGGGAACTCCTACACGAACTGCATCACTGCGAACTCAACTGCGCGAGACGCACTCTACGCGGAGCTGCGAGAGGAAACCGATCTCACCGCGAACCTCGTCCAAGAAGCCATCCGACGCGCCGTCCAAGCCGTCAAAGGATGCGTCGAACGGTGGAAACAGGGCAAGCGTGTGAGCCAGCCGGAGTTCACGTCGTGGAGCATGGTCTACGATAAGCGAAGTGCCACGTTCTACCGGAACAAAGTCTCGCTCTCCACCGTCAACGGGCGTGTCGAGTGCGACTTTGAACTTCCGGCAGACAGTCCGACCCCCTACGAGCAGTATGTTCTCTCGCAGGACTACGAGTTCCGGGCGAGTACACTGCAATACGACAAGGCGACCGACGAGTTCTACTTCCACATTACGACCCGGAAGTACGATGACGACGAATCCGAGGTTTCGACAGATACCGGGCACCAAACAGTCCTCGGTATCGACCTCGGCGTCAACAGCCTCGCTGTTTCCTCAACCGGCCGCTTTTGTCAGGGGAACGACTACGACCATTGGTGCCGCGAGTTCGAGAAACGGCGTGGTGAGATGCAACAGCACGGCACGCAAGCCGCGCACAATGCGCTTCTGCGCCTCGGCAAACGCGAAGAAGCGTGGCGCAAACAGTACATCCACACCGTCGCCAACGAGATTGTTACGGAAGCTGTTGAGAACGGGTGCGACGTGATCGTGTTCGAGGACTTAACGGACATCCGTGAGCGGCTTCCACAGGCTAAATGGCACCACCTCTGGGCGTTCCGACGCCTTATCGAGTACGTCGAATACAAGGCACCGGAACGTGGCGTCACGGTGAAGCAAGTTGCGCCGAACCACACGTCCCAACGCTGTTCTCGGACGGACTGCGGGTTCACGCACGAAGCGAACCGCCACGGAGAACACTTCGAGTGCCAGAAGTGCGGCTACGAGGTCAACGCGGACTATAACGCGGCGAAAAATATCGGGATACGATACGCCCGAAAGCAGAAACACAGACTCCGTTCCTCGCCCAAGTCGGGGAGCGGAGACGCACCAGTAGACGTGCGTGTGAATGGTGGGATGTTGAACGGCGAGAGTTACCAGCCTATTGCTGGCGACTGA
- a CDS encoding DUF5785 family protein, with translation MDWPHDPDGEEGSEGMRKFDMAIIAKKVDEDEDFPLSRDEFVEAHGTEPIRINSKKVVALSDIFEYVDQAEFETITDMHKAVGRAMRAGNFWDYHPVGADPEKKSA, from the coding sequence ATGGACTGGCCACACGACCCCGACGGCGAGGAGGGCAGCGAAGGGATGCGGAAGTTCGATATGGCGATCATCGCGAAGAAGGTCGACGAGGACGAGGATTTCCCGCTCTCGCGCGACGAATTCGTCGAGGCCCACGGCACCGAGCCAATCCGGATCAACTCCAAGAAAGTCGTCGCCCTCAGCGACATCTTCGAGTACGTCGACCAGGCAGAGTTCGAGACGATCACGGACATGCACAAAGCCGTCGGCCGGGCCATGCGCGCCGGAAACTTCTGGGACTACCACCCCGTCGGCGCCGACCCGGAGAAGAAATCGGCCTGA
- a CDS encoding CBS domain-containing protein: protein MESDLSVREALTTEYVGVSESDTVHGAVTLMREERAGCVLVVRGSTAVGIMTEWDVLGVVEREDDPAETTVGDVMSAPVLTIDADHSLTDAADMMARENIRNLVVENGDGIAGVLTQRDVIVVAGSFQGATAKPAASEGAVSNPGGEGAGLATEYATDGNDEFSTQGVCEACGTLAESLQEANGQLVCTDCRQV, encoded by the coding sequence ATGGAATCGGATCTGTCGGTCAGGGAAGCCCTGACGACTGAGTACGTCGGTGTAAGCGAGTCAGACACCGTTCACGGGGCGGTGACGTTGATGCGAGAAGAGCGCGCCGGCTGCGTGCTCGTCGTCCGGGGATCGACAGCCGTCGGCATCATGACCGAGTGGGACGTCCTCGGCGTCGTCGAACGCGAGGACGATCCTGCCGAAACGACAGTTGGTGACGTCATGTCCGCGCCCGTGTTGACCATCGACGCCGATCACTCGCTCACGGACGCGGCGGATATGATGGCACGGGAGAACATCCGAAATCTCGTCGTCGAGAACGGCGACGGCATCGCCGGTGTCCTCACCCAGCGTGACGTCATCGTCGTCGCGGGATCGTTCCAGGGGGCAACTGCTAAACCGGCTGCGAGCGAGGGGGCCGTTTCGAATCCTGGCGGCGAAGGTGCCGGTCTCGCGACCGAGTACGCCACAGACGGGAACGACGAGTTCTCGACACAGGGCGTCTGTGAGGCGTGTGGCACCCTGGCCGAGTCGCTACAGGAGGCAAACGGTCAGCTCGTCTGTACTGACTGCCGGCAGGTGTAG
- a CDS encoding HalOD1 output domain-containing protein, with product MLLSADRMDTQEQPPLSFRIVEAVADEEGVDPIDIEPPEYDALYDVLNPEALDSLFAPREDGTLRSPGEVAFRFCGYDIVVKSDGTVDILD from the coding sequence ATGCTACTCTCAGCCGACCGAATGGACACACAGGAACAACCCCCTCTTAGTTTCCGAATTGTCGAAGCGGTAGCCGACGAAGAAGGTGTCGATCCGATCGATATCGAGCCACCAGAGTACGACGCACTGTACGACGTTCTCAATCCAGAAGCACTCGATTCCCTCTTTGCACCTCGAGAGGACGGTACCCTTCGAAGCCCGGGTGAAGTTGCCTTTCGGTTCTGTGGGTACGATATCGTCGTCAAAAGCGACGGTACCGTCGATATTCTCGACTAG
- a CDS encoding GTP cyclohydrolase III, producing MTNTQVTLFQIDNYGPWTVTPEPRREADLQTLQSRLYADISQFVGNRDGYVFFTRFDNMIAVTNGLDFEDHALLQESVGNRYPVTLSLGVATGTTPVQALSDATGLIQDAGSAQDEHRRQILDGRTIDDAHRTNDDVQIAHFDVIDATGEYTDELNAFDSFIEIEQGYASLMRYMRHAHDSLSFFVGGDNVIVVCPDLERADYLDAIDHVQSDVEVELQVGIGTGATAHEAGYEAKHALERCRANSTRAELHK from the coding sequence GTGACGAACACGCAGGTGACTCTCTTCCAGATCGATAACTACGGGCCGTGGACAGTGACCCCCGAGCCGCGACGCGAGGCCGACTTACAGACGCTCCAGTCACGCCTCTATGCGGACATCTCGCAATTCGTCGGCAACCGGGACGGCTACGTCTTTTTCACCCGTTTCGACAACATGATCGCCGTCACCAACGGGCTTGATTTCGAGGATCACGCGCTCTTGCAAGAATCCGTCGGTAACCGGTATCCGGTCACGCTCAGTCTCGGCGTGGCGACGGGCACGACGCCGGTGCAGGCGCTCTCCGACGCCACCGGCCTGATCCAGGACGCCGGCAGCGCCCAGGACGAACACCGTCGACAGATCCTCGACGGCCGAACGATCGACGATGCCCACCGAACGAACGACGACGTCCAGATCGCACACTTCGACGTCATCGACGCGACCGGCGAGTACACCGACGAACTCAACGCCTTCGATAGCTTCATCGAGATCGAACAGGGCTACGCCTCGCTCATGCGCTACATGCGCCACGCCCACGACAGCCTCTCGTTTTTCGTCGGCGGCGACAACGTCATCGTCGTCTGCCCCGACCTCGAGCGCGCGGATTACCTCGATGCGATCGATCACGTCCAGTCGGACGTCGAGGTCGAGTTACAGGTTGGCATCGGTACCGGCGCGACCGCGCACGAAGCCGGATACGAGGCAAAACACGCCCTCGAGCGCTGTCGAGCGAACAGTACGCGCGCCGAACTGCACAAGTAG
- a CDS encoding RNA-guided endonuclease InsQ/TnpB family protein yields MYYAYKYRLNPSDAHREELNRHRDICRQLYNHALYRFDQIPEGSGTLNQRVRSIRDEVPSLKDWWEALSDVYSTVLQTAVMRIEQNVKGLSKLKENGYGVGQLTWKPPREFRSFTYSQSGFKLDKKGGQTVLSLSKLADIPIRLHRATPDNAKLKQITLKKEPTGEWFATFGVEVDREPPEKSDKLTDVVGIDVGILKYAHDTDGTAVGSLDLSNERERLEREQRTLSRKQHGSNNYEKQRRRVAECYAGLKRKRRDFLHKLSAYYAREYDLVAVEDLNVKGMMESPSNSRNTASAGWQTFLSLLEYKCEREGTHFVEVDPRGTTKECASCGVSTEKPLWVREHSCPACGFEADRDANAAWNILSRGLGDVGVGYSEPTPVNRLGVKPRGFPWISRTHPCDHRSDSLERSGGSRSADSHSPMSAVAVSEQSATC; encoded by the coding sequence ATGTACTACGCCTACAAGTACCGTCTCAATCCGTCCGACGCCCACCGCGAGGAGTTGAACCGCCACCGAGACATTTGTAGGCAACTGTACAATCACGCGCTCTACCGCTTTGACCAAATCCCTGAGGGGTCAGGCACGCTCAATCAGCGTGTTCGATCCATCCGGGACGAAGTCCCGTCTCTGAAAGATTGGTGGGAGGCCCTTTCAGACGTGTACTCGACAGTTCTGCAAACGGCGGTCATGCGAATCGAGCAGAACGTCAAAGGCCTCTCCAAACTCAAGGAGAACGGCTACGGCGTCGGTCAACTCACGTGGAAGCCACCACGGGAGTTCCGTAGTTTTACGTACAGTCAGTCTGGCTTCAAGCTCGACAAGAAGGGCGGTCAGACTGTGCTGTCACTCTCGAAACTCGCGGACATACCGATACGGCTTCACCGCGCCACCCCTGACAACGCGAAACTCAAGCAGATCACGCTCAAGAAAGAGCCGACGGGCGAGTGGTTCGCCACGTTCGGCGTTGAAGTGGATCGCGAACCACCCGAGAAATCCGACAAACTGACCGACGTGGTTGGTATCGACGTAGGGATTCTCAAGTACGCCCACGACACCGACGGCACGGCGGTCGGGTCGCTCGACCTCTCGAACGAACGTGAACGCTTGGAACGCGAACAGCGGACACTCTCGCGGAAGCAACACGGGTCGAACAACTACGAGAAGCAACGGCGGCGCGTGGCGGAGTGTTACGCCGGCCTGAAACGGAAGCGGCGGGACTTCTTGCACAAACTCTCGGCGTACTACGCTCGGGAGTACGACCTCGTAGCGGTCGAAGACCTGAACGTGAAGGGGATGATGGAGTCGCCGTCGAACAGCCGCAACACGGCGTCTGCGGGGTGGCAAACGTTCCTCTCGTTGCTCGAATACAAGTGCGAACGCGAAGGAACGCACTTCGTGGAGGTCGACCCGAGAGGGACGACCAAGGAGTGCGCGTCCTGCGGCGTCTCGACGGAGAAGCCGTTGTGGGTTCGTGAACACTCCTGTCCGGCGTGTGGGTTTGAGGCGGACAGGGACGCGAATGCGGCGTGGAACATTCTTTCTCGCGGCCTCGGAGATGTAGGAGTGGGATACTCCGAACCAACGCCTGTGAATCGCCTCGGGGTCAAGCCCCGAGGCTTCCCGTGGATTAGTCGGACACACCCATGCGACCATCGGTCTGATAGCCTCGAACGGTCGGGTGGGTCACGGTCGGCTGATTCACACAGCCCGATGTCTGCCGTCGCAGTTTCCGAACAGTCGGCAACGTGTTGA
- a CDS encoding cytochrome c biogenesis protein CcdA, giving the protein MVDLTLVPTLAFAIGAGVATFFSPCAYPLLPGYVGYYVSQTEGGEATLGGSLSRGLIAGVGVIATFLVLLGATFVVGHSQLENIVLFEPIVGAILVVFGVLVVFDRAPSLTIALPQRRSSVLGFGVFGAGYALAAAGCVAPLFIGVLGSALSLSAVSGLLVILAYVGTVTLLMISLTVATGMGLVAGSGWLTAHTGTLKRVAGGIMIVAGLGQLYLAFFVLDVL; this is encoded by the coding sequence ATGGTGGATCTCACTCTCGTTCCGACGCTCGCGTTTGCGATCGGAGCCGGTGTTGCGACGTTCTTTTCTCCCTGTGCGTACCCGCTGTTGCCCGGCTACGTCGGCTACTACGTGAGTCAAACCGAGGGTGGCGAGGCGACACTCGGTGGCTCGCTCTCCAGAGGTCTCATCGCCGGCGTCGGCGTCATCGCCACCTTCCTCGTCCTCCTCGGCGCGACGTTCGTCGTCGGGCACTCACAACTCGAGAACATCGTCCTTTTCGAACCGATCGTGGGCGCGATCCTGGTCGTCTTCGGCGTCCTCGTCGTGTTCGACCGAGCCCCCTCACTGACGATCGCGCTCCCACAGCGACGCTCGAGCGTCCTCGGGTTCGGCGTATTCGGGGCGGGGTACGCCCTCGCGGCCGCTGGCTGTGTCGCACCGCTGTTTATCGGTGTCCTGGGGAGTGCCCTCTCGCTGTCGGCAGTCAGTGGGCTCCTCGTCATCCTGGCATACGTCGGCACCGTCACCCTCCTCATGATCTCACTGACCGTCGCAACCGGGATGGGGCTGGTCGCCGGGTCGGGGTGGCTCACCGCTCACACGGGTACGCTCAAGCGAGTCGCCGGTGGGATCATGATCGTGGCCGGCCTCGGACAGCTGTATCTGGCGTTCTTCGTGCTCGACGTACTCTGA